A single region of the Streptomyces sp. NBC_01803 genome encodes:
- a CDS encoding site-specific integrase, whose amino-acid sequence MSGKRGNREGSIYPYRNGFAAYVWVTTPEGNRKRKYVYGPTRAAVHEKWVKLHAEASKGPVATTVPTLGQYLAYWLREVVQPELKPKTAETYAMHVRLYITPGLGAKRLDKLTVRDVRKWINDLMAQCQCCAQGKDAKRPEKHRNPLQRRHCCAVGQCCRQFPSRRTVQDARTVLRSALTHAMTEEVISKNVAGLVKVRSVRRTKPQPWSVEEARTFLEAARAAGDPLYPAYVLTLVLGLRRGEVLGLTWGSVDLDAGELSVEHSLQRIQRRLVHDETKTEASTAVLPLPDICRAALMLRREAQDSARKSAGELWTETGFVFTTRYGTPIEPRNFNRQFAGRADRAGVRRIRLHDTRHTCGSLLAALDVHPRVAMQILRHSKIAVTMEVYTHVPSEATRKALRRLGKHLGSAE is encoded by the coding sequence ATGAGCGGCAAACGCGGGAACAGAGAAGGCTCCATCTACCCCTACCGGAACGGCTTCGCTGCCTACGTCTGGGTCACCACCCCGGAGGGGAACAGGAAGCGCAAGTACGTCTACGGGCCGACGAGAGCCGCCGTTCACGAGAAGTGGGTCAAGCTCCACGCCGAAGCCAGCAAGGGGCCTGTCGCAACCACTGTGCCGACGCTCGGGCAGTACCTCGCGTACTGGCTGCGGGAAGTGGTGCAGCCGGAGTTGAAGCCGAAGACCGCCGAGACGTACGCGATGCACGTCCGGCTCTACATCACTCCCGGGCTCGGAGCGAAGCGGCTCGACAAGCTGACCGTCCGGGACGTGCGGAAGTGGATCAACGACCTGATGGCCCAGTGCCAATGCTGCGCCCAGGGCAAGGACGCCAAGCGGCCGGAGAAGCACCGGAACCCGCTCCAGCGGCGGCACTGCTGCGCGGTCGGCCAGTGCTGCCGGCAGTTCCCGTCACGGCGGACCGTCCAGGACGCCCGGACCGTGCTGCGGTCGGCGCTCACGCATGCCATGACCGAGGAGGTGATCTCGAAGAACGTGGCCGGGCTGGTCAAGGTCCGGTCGGTCCGGCGGACGAAGCCGCAGCCCTGGTCCGTGGAGGAGGCGCGGACCTTCCTGGAGGCTGCCAGGGCCGCCGGTGATCCGCTCTACCCGGCGTACGTGCTGACGCTGGTCCTCGGGCTCCGCCGTGGGGAAGTGCTCGGGCTGACCTGGGGCAGCGTGGACTTGGACGCGGGGGAGCTGAGCGTCGAGCACTCGTTGCAGCGCATCCAGCGGCGCCTGGTGCACGACGAGACCAAGACCGAGGCGTCCACGGCCGTGCTGCCGCTGCCCGACATCTGCCGGGCCGCGCTGATGCTCCGGCGGGAGGCGCAGGACTCCGCGCGGAAGTCCGCGGGCGAGCTGTGGACCGAGACCGGGTTCGTGTTCACCACCCGCTACGGCACGCCGATCGAGCCGAGGAACTTCAACCGGCAGTTCGCCGGTCGGGCCGACAGGGCGGGGGTGCGGCGTATCCGGCTGCACGACACCCGGCACACCTGCGGGTCGCTCCTGGCGGCCCTCGACGTCCACCCCAGGGTGGCCATGCAGATTCTCCGGCACAGCAAAATCGCGGTCACGATGGAGGTCTACACGCACGTGCCGTCCGAGGCGACGCGGAAGGCGTTGCGCAGGCTCGGCAAGCATCTCGGCAGCGCCGAGTAG
- a CDS encoding excisionase family DNA-binding protein, with translation MNAATPITPKWHTTAEVAAMLGFGLSKTKMLVLTGEIRSVKVGRNRRILPAWVDEYVERCTTEDAGERAA, from the coding sequence ATGAACGCGGCGACCCCCATCACCCCCAAGTGGCACACCACCGCCGAGGTCGCCGCCATGCTCGGCTTCGGACTGTCCAAGACCAAAATGCTCGTCCTGACCGGCGAGATCCGCTCGGTCAAGGTCGGCCGCAACCGCCGCATCCTCCCGGCTTGGGTGGACGAATACGTCGAGCGCTGCACCACCGAAGACGCCGGGGAGCGTGCGGCATGA
- a CDS encoding mobile element transfer protein — protein MPLLRRFRNLARIGPVKVGTANDRRGREKHTAACTAPRCGFSAEYHTRSAAELAARTHRCPIA, from the coding sequence ATGCCCCTGCTGCGCCGCTTCCGCAACCTCGCCCGGATCGGCCCGGTCAAGGTCGGCACCGCCAACGACCGGCGCGGACGGGAAAAGCACACCGCCGCGTGCACCGCACCGCGCTGCGGCTTCTCCGCCGAGTACCACACCCGCTCCGCCGCCGAACTCGCCGCCCGCACCCACCGCTGCCCCATCGCCTGA
- a CDS encoding DUF2637 domain-containing protein: MRMLLARVDAVLVQAVIAAALSFAHIHDLAAAAGQDGWKAWAYPVSVDLLMVAAWRRLRTGETKAAGWCWFLIALAASLGANIATAGLLDLEAVPVWLRILVAGWPAIAFLGGTLLAHTPQPAQQTRAVETGDQVQAAVPTPIPPALPVPDGLVAHARKVAAEHHARTGTPIDTPTLRARLSIPAPLAEAIAARLT; the protein is encoded by the coding sequence GTGCGCATGCTTCTGGCTCGTGTGGATGCGGTGCTGGTCCAGGCGGTCATCGCCGCCGCGTTGTCCTTCGCCCACATCCACGACCTTGCCGCCGCTGCCGGACAGGACGGCTGGAAAGCCTGGGCCTACCCCGTCTCGGTGGACCTGCTGATGGTCGCCGCCTGGCGACGCCTCCGCACCGGCGAGACCAAGGCCGCCGGGTGGTGCTGGTTCCTCATCGCCCTCGCGGCCTCGCTCGGCGCCAACATCGCCACCGCCGGACTCCTTGACCTGGAAGCGGTGCCGGTGTGGCTGCGCATCCTCGTCGCCGGATGGCCGGCCATCGCCTTCCTCGGCGGCACCCTCCTCGCCCACACACCCCAACCCGCCCAACAGACCCGGGCCGTAGAGACCGGGGACCAGGTGCAAGCCGCCGTGCCAACTCCGATCCCGCCCGCGCTGCCCGTACCGGATGGCCTGGTCGCGCACGCCCGCAAAGTCGCCGCCGAACACCACGCCCGCACCGGAACCCCCATCGACACCCCCACCCTCCGCGCCCGGCTCAGCATCCCCGCACCGCTGGCCGAAGCCATCGCCGCCCGCCTCACCTGA
- a CDS encoding FtsK/SpoIIIE domain-containing protein, with amino-acid sequence MSELLNLLGAGGSLAAAGGGAVYARHRYPNVFWSAVGLPVSAARLLGSYGSVMEACGLTVPPSRLRALAVRAATRREVRPVPPRRGMVRPTSTGLRVRLRLAPGQEVADVAASTERLRHAWGVHAVYVSEVKPGVVELRLVGFDVLNRVRMPRKTGGGFLRVPVALREDATAFVRDYRTVPHALTLGATLSGKSMYLRHLLSGLAGQRVALVGIDCKRGVELAPFAPRLSALATDPQQAGELLPVLVGLMEERYDLIRARQNIPPEVADGEITSDVWGLPEDERPVPVVVFIDEVAELFLTATRKDEEKRDEMVTQLVRLAQLGRAAGIYLEVCGQRFGAELGKGATMLRAQLTGRVCHRVNDEASAKMALGDIAPEAVTAACAIPPERPGLAVAGDTSGGWSRIRTPYLSLAQAAARCREFAHLAPDIPALKPFQPMAPAVSAD; translated from the coding sequence ATGTCCGAGCTGCTGAACCTGCTGGGCGCGGGCGGTTCACTGGCCGCTGCGGGAGGCGGCGCCGTGTACGCCCGGCACCGCTACCCGAACGTGTTCTGGTCGGCGGTCGGCCTCCCGGTGTCCGCCGCGCGGCTGCTGGGGTCGTACGGGTCGGTGATGGAGGCGTGCGGGCTGACCGTGCCTCCATCCCGGTTGCGGGCGCTGGCCGTGCGTGCGGCGACGCGGCGTGAGGTGCGGCCGGTTCCGCCCCGCCGGGGCATGGTCCGTCCCACCTCGACCGGCCTGCGGGTCCGGCTGCGGCTGGCTCCGGGGCAGGAGGTCGCGGACGTTGCGGCCTCGACCGAGCGGTTGCGGCATGCCTGGGGTGTGCACGCCGTGTATGTGTCGGAGGTGAAGCCGGGTGTGGTGGAGCTGCGGTTGGTCGGCTTCGACGTCCTCAACCGCGTACGGATGCCGCGCAAGACCGGTGGCGGGTTCCTGCGGGTACCGGTCGCTCTTCGTGAAGACGCCACCGCGTTCGTCCGCGACTACCGAACCGTCCCGCATGCACTGACGCTGGGGGCGACGCTGTCGGGCAAGTCCATGTACCTGCGGCACCTGCTCTCCGGTCTGGCCGGGCAACGGGTGGCCCTGGTCGGGATCGACTGCAAGCGGGGGGTGGAGCTGGCGCCGTTCGCCCCGCGCTTGTCCGCCCTGGCCACCGACCCGCAACAGGCGGGGGAGCTGCTGCCGGTGCTGGTCGGGCTGATGGAGGAGCGCTACGACCTGATACGCGCCCGCCAGAACATCCCACCGGAGGTGGCGGACGGCGAGATCACCTCCGATGTGTGGGGCCTGCCGGAGGATGAACGGCCGGTGCCGGTCGTGGTGTTCATCGACGAAGTGGCCGAACTGTTCCTGACCGCCACACGCAAGGACGAAGAGAAGCGGGACGAGATGGTCACCCAACTCGTGCGCCTGGCACAGCTCGGCCGCGCCGCTGGCATCTATCTGGAGGTGTGCGGGCAGCGGTTCGGCGCCGAACTCGGCAAAGGCGCCACCATGCTCCGCGCCCAGTTGACCGGCCGCGTCTGCCACCGCGTCAACGACGAAGCCTCCGCGAAGATGGCCCTGGGCGACATCGCCCCCGAAGCCGTCACCGCCGCCTGCGCCATCCCACCCGAACGACCCGGTCTCGCGGTCGCAGGGGATACCTCCGGCGGCTGGTCCCGCATCCGTACCCCCTACCTCTCCCTGGCCCAAGCTGCGGCACGCTGCCGGGAGTTCGCCCACCTCGCGCCGGACATCCCCGCGCTCAAGCCCTTCCAGCCCATGGCCCCGGCCGTCTCGGCGGACTGA
- a CDS encoding SCO3933 family regulatory protein codes for MRSIRVETSTATILLTEEPAPKVRDRQTGEIAKDAVSGEALMRISVVYIQDGESSLVQVTIPESGVSEGLVLGAPVALPGLVARPWESVFNGQQRHGIAFRAAAVTTAAFPVTAGA; via the coding sequence TTGCGTTCCATTCGAGTTGAGACCTCCACCGCCACCATCCTCCTCACCGAGGAACCGGCGCCGAAGGTGCGTGATCGGCAGACCGGCGAGATCGCCAAGGATGCCGTGAGCGGCGAGGCGCTGATGCGGATCAGCGTGGTCTACATCCAGGACGGCGAATCCTCGCTCGTCCAGGTCACCATCCCCGAGTCCGGCGTCTCCGAAGGACTCGTGCTCGGCGCCCCTGTGGCCCTGCCGGGCCTGGTCGCCCGGCCGTGGGAGTCGGTGTTCAACGGGCAGCAGCGCCACGGCATCGCGTTCCGGGCCGCTGCCGTGACCACGGCCGCGTTCCCCGTCACGGCGGGGGCCTGA
- a CDS encoding GntR family transcriptional regulator: MAGLPSGVLGALDSTSDRAVFRQIADQLREAIDKGRFKEGAKLPSESELVEHYGVSRMTVRNALSVLQGEGLVHSEHGKGVFVRPRPPVRRLASDRFARRHREQGKSAFTVEAEAAGSRPEVDSLEVKEERPTQDISARLGGPRKVLARRRRYLLDGRPVEFAASFLPLDLARNTPIAQPNPGPGGIYARLEELGHRLDHFEEEIRARMPSPLEVKTLRLAAGVPVIHLIRTAYDTEGRPVEVCDTVMAADAYVLAYQLPAT, translated from the coding sequence ATGGCAGGTCTTCCCTCCGGCGTGCTGGGCGCGCTGGACTCCACGAGTGACCGGGCGGTGTTCCGGCAGATCGCGGACCAACTGCGCGAGGCGATCGACAAGGGCCGGTTCAAGGAGGGTGCCAAGCTGCCCTCGGAGTCGGAGCTGGTGGAGCACTACGGCGTCTCGCGGATGACCGTCCGCAACGCGCTGTCGGTCCTCCAGGGTGAGGGCCTGGTGCACTCCGAGCACGGGAAGGGCGTCTTCGTCCGGCCGCGCCCGCCAGTGCGTCGGCTGGCCTCCGACCGGTTCGCCCGGCGCCACCGCGAGCAGGGCAAGTCCGCGTTCACCGTGGAGGCCGAAGCCGCGGGAAGCCGCCCCGAGGTGGACAGCCTGGAAGTGAAGGAGGAGCGGCCCACACAGGATATCTCCGCGCGACTGGGCGGGCCGCGCAAGGTGCTGGCCCGGCGCCGCCGGTACCTGCTGGACGGCCGGCCGGTGGAGTTCGCCGCCTCCTTCCTGCCGCTGGACCTGGCCCGCAACACCCCCATCGCCCAGCCGAACCCCGGACCGGGCGGCATCTACGCCCGGCTGGAAGAGCTGGGGCACCGGCTCGACCACTTCGAGGAGGAGATCCGCGCCCGGATGCCGTCCCCGCTGGAGGTCAAGACCTTGCGGCTCGCCGCCGGTGTCCCCGTGATCCACCTCATCAGGACGGCCTATGACACGGAGGGGCGGCCGGTGGAGGTCTGCGACACGGTGATGGCGGCCGATGCCTACGTGCTCGCCTACCAGCTTCCCGCGACCTGA
- a CDS encoding NUDIX hydrolase, translating into MSVAGVIIDGQGRALLIQRRDNGHWEPPGGVIEPGETIPDALAREVLEETGIKIAQSPVLTGVYKNMTGLIVALVFRCEAADGHPATGPETKAVRWVTRDEVNELADEAYAVRVLDAMDAAFPPAVRAHDGVKLV; encoded by the coding sequence GTGAGCGTCGCCGGAGTCATCATCGACGGCCAGGGCCGCGCCCTGCTCATCCAGCGCCGCGACAACGGCCACTGGGAGCCGCCCGGCGGCGTCATCGAACCGGGCGAGACGATCCCCGACGCCCTGGCGCGTGAAGTCCTCGAAGAGACCGGCATCAAGATCGCCCAGTCCCCCGTTCTGACCGGGGTCTACAAGAACATGACCGGCCTGATCGTCGCGCTCGTCTTCCGCTGCGAAGCAGCGGACGGCCATCCCGCCACCGGGCCGGAGACCAAGGCCGTGCGGTGGGTTACCCGCGACGAGGTGAACGAGCTGGCCGACGAGGCGTACGCCGTGCGCGTCCTGGACGCCATGGACGCAGCCTTTCCGCCGGCCGTCCGCGCCCATGACGGCGTGAAACTCGTCTAA
- a CDS encoding ATP-binding protein yields MSRVRVWVVTCPGIPQELARARRFVREIFHSEPWADDAALIVTELGANAITHTDSAKTTFRLQITRSPQTVTISVTDNGGTATTPHVQHPAPDAQHGRGLALVTAHATTVHIRRDHTGHTVTAELDISDRTPPTP; encoded by the coding sequence ATGAGCAGGGTGCGAGTCTGGGTAGTCACCTGTCCCGGCATCCCCCAAGAACTCGCCCGCGCCCGCCGCTTCGTCCGCGAGATCTTCCACAGCGAGCCTTGGGCGGACGACGCGGCCCTGATCGTCACCGAACTCGGCGCCAACGCCATCACCCACACCGACAGCGCCAAGACCACCTTCCGCCTCCAGATCACCCGCAGCCCCCAGACGGTCACCATCTCCGTCACCGACAACGGAGGCACCGCCACCACACCCCACGTCCAACACCCCGCCCCCGACGCCCAGCACGGACGCGGCCTCGCACTCGTCACCGCCCACGCCACCACGGTCCACATCCGCCGCGACCACACCGGCCACACCGTCACCGCCGAACTCGACATCAGCGACAGGACTCCACCGACGCCATGA
- a CDS encoding P-loop ATPase, Sll1717 family yields the protein MEHNVFLGYSKNPAEVRQEILHASDVINKSGFAEAQTWEAIPATGRLIIETVLRAIDDSTICLFDVTTLSENVLFEVGYAFSQRKHLMLSVHKTPKAQHTWRSFDIFSTIGCIFYETGGELASKFMTGMAAASEKTLWDDVSQALDGHNRNSLFYVPTYHTSEAERNLRRMVGKERDLGTKVTIADPAEQGFAPLAWYVNAVYSSSATLLQISGEGHDRNRLHNARTAFIAGLARGLNRPLLIIVDEEYQGPVDYKDILYTYHNKKKLSEKFNEWLGKAFEIWKRENTQATSLEIPKVEIATELRELKFGDYVAENESDTLDEYFVETAEYEAVLRENSVVFVGRKGMGKSANMIRASQVLGDDRRNLVCLIRPTNYDLDGLVDVFQSIGGDGNQSFLVDSFWRFLLYSEIAITAVAAAERLPAGISAGTSIAHLRDYLAQNDISDEFSVRLEKVIDGALAELKEEPGSTIQKQRERIAQVLHGNIVGNLRRLLGEALRDRHRVALLLDNLDSAWTRSGQLQSQAVLLVGLLGAVSRIAEDFRKENNRLQSVNVTISVFLRSDIYDEVIREAREPDKINTKRIDWNQPELLKRVIDERYLSARPAGTSPDELWQRFFCAEVDGTPTLEHILATILPRPRDLVYFCKAAVQNAANARHSMVDESDIHEAEKTYSKFAVDALLVEYGSTIGHLEDVIYEFTGSEDTLSHSTVLELISNGLDGGDSRAAEECLEGLLKISFLGIEVRDGEIWYPERADQLRKAKILAGKTSRRRMREERYQIHPAYRNFLEVERSA from the coding sequence GTGGAGCACAACGTTTTTCTCGGTTACTCAAAGAACCCTGCGGAAGTCCGTCAAGAAATTCTGCACGCCTCCGATGTGATCAACAAGTCCGGATTTGCTGAAGCCCAAACCTGGGAAGCGATTCCAGCAACCGGGCGCCTGATCATCGAAACGGTCCTTCGCGCCATTGATGACAGCACAATCTGCCTTTTCGATGTCACCACCCTCAGCGAGAATGTGCTCTTTGAAGTGGGCTATGCCTTCAGCCAGCGAAAGCACCTCATGCTTTCCGTCCATAAAACACCCAAAGCCCAGCATACTTGGCGCTCATTTGACATTTTCTCCACCATTGGCTGTATTTTCTATGAGACAGGCGGCGAGCTCGCCTCTAAGTTCATGACAGGAATGGCAGCCGCCAGCGAAAAGACGCTATGGGATGACGTCTCACAAGCACTGGACGGGCATAATCGAAATTCACTATTCTATGTGCCTACCTATCACACGTCGGAAGCCGAACGGAACCTCCGAAGGATGGTGGGAAAGGAAAGGGATCTAGGAACCAAGGTAACTATTGCAGACCCCGCAGAACAAGGATTTGCACCATTGGCGTGGTACGTAAACGCCGTCTATTCATCTTCTGCCACCTTGCTGCAGATTTCGGGTGAGGGACACGATCGGAATCGACTACATAACGCTCGCACCGCATTCATCGCCGGACTGGCGCGAGGCCTAAACCGCCCCCTCCTAATTATCGTGGACGAGGAGTATCAGGGCCCGGTTGACTATAAGGATATTCTCTACACTTACCACAACAAAAAGAAGCTTTCAGAAAAATTCAACGAGTGGCTCGGCAAGGCTTTCGAAATCTGGAAACGTGAAAATACGCAGGCCACCTCACTCGAAATCCCTAAGGTGGAGATCGCCACCGAGCTAAGGGAACTAAAGTTCGGTGACTACGTCGCAGAAAATGAGAGTGATACGCTCGACGAGTATTTCGTAGAGACAGCAGAATACGAAGCAGTATTGCGTGAAAATAGCGTCGTTTTTGTCGGCCGGAAGGGAATGGGCAAGTCGGCGAACATGATTCGAGCCTCTCAGGTATTGGGGGATGACAGGCGAAATTTGGTTTGCTTGATACGGCCCACCAACTATGACCTAGATGGCCTGGTCGATGTCTTTCAGTCGATAGGCGGTGACGGAAATCAATCCTTTCTAGTTGACAGTTTTTGGCGATTCCTGCTCTACTCGGAGATCGCGATTACCGCTGTGGCCGCCGCGGAGAGGCTTCCGGCTGGCATCAGCGCCGGCACCTCTATTGCCCATCTGCGTGACTATCTGGCCCAGAATGATATCTCCGATGAATTCTCTGTCCGCCTGGAGAAGGTAATCGATGGTGCACTCGCAGAGCTGAAGGAGGAGCCGGGTAGCACCATCCAGAAGCAAAGGGAGCGCATCGCTCAAGTCCTACACGGCAATATCGTTGGCAACCTTAGGCGACTCCTCGGAGAAGCTCTAAGGGATCGTCACCGTGTAGCACTGCTTTTGGATAATCTCGACAGCGCTTGGACGAGGTCAGGACAATTGCAATCTCAAGCAGTGCTGCTAGTTGGATTGCTTGGTGCTGTAAGTCGCATCGCAGAAGACTTCCGGAAAGAGAATAATCGCCTTCAGTCCGTCAACGTCACGATCAGCGTTTTCCTGCGCTCAGACATTTATGACGAGGTGATTAGAGAGGCGCGCGAACCGGACAAGATCAACACTAAGAGAATCGACTGGAATCAGCCGGAGCTCCTGAAGCGAGTGATTGATGAGAGGTACCTTTCAGCAAGGCCTGCGGGTACTTCTCCTGACGAGCTGTGGCAGAGGTTTTTCTGCGCTGAAGTCGATGGCACGCCAACCCTGGAGCATATCCTTGCAACCATCCTGCCTCGTCCCCGGGATCTAGTCTACTTCTGCAAGGCAGCCGTACAGAATGCCGCCAATGCGCGACATTCTATGGTCGACGAGAGCGATATTCATGAGGCAGAGAAGACGTACAGCAAATTCGCCGTCGACGCTCTTCTAGTCGAGTATGGCTCTACCATAGGACACCTTGAAGATGTTATCTATGAATTTACTGGCAGCGAAGATACCCTGTCTCACTCCACGGTTCTTGAGCTCATCTCTAACGGTCTAGACGGAGGCGACAGCCGAGCTGCAGAGGAGTGCCTAGAAGGTCTCCTGAAGATTTCCTTCCTGGGCATCGAAGTTCGCGATGGTGAGATTTGGTACCCGGAAAGAGCCGATCAGTTGCGTAAGGCGAAGATACTGGCAGGCAAAACCTCGCGCCGCAGAATGAGAGAAGAGCGCTATCAGATCCACCCCGCTTATAGGAACTTCCTGGAGGTGGAACGCTCGGCCTAG
- a CDS encoding RipA family octameric membrane protein, whose product MSDALDELRSAVWNPEFPLGSPLTGSQDLSHQVLLEQYKLYVEMTDRMSARRALTNSFFLTINLAALGAVGSLAAKYPRDWSEIVAVTAALALIAECFVWFYTLRSYRQLSKAKYTVIEVLEEKLPSRPYSKGEWGAYIRSGKQGKYFRLTSAEQMMPLIFGISYLATLFYLSNK is encoded by the coding sequence ATGTCGGACGCCCTTGATGAGCTCCGTAGTGCTGTATGGAACCCGGAATTCCCCCTCGGCTCTCCCCTGACAGGGAGTCAGGATTTAAGCCACCAGGTCCTGTTGGAGCAGTACAAACTCTACGTGGAAATGACGGACAGGATGAGTGCCCGTCGCGCTTTGACCAATTCCTTCTTCCTAACGATTAACTTGGCTGCACTAGGGGCTGTGGGTTCACTAGCCGCCAAGTATCCAAGAGATTGGAGTGAAATCGTTGCGGTTACCGCTGCACTTGCCCTGATAGCTGAGTGCTTTGTGTGGTTCTATACACTTCGCTCCTACAGGCAGCTAAGCAAGGCTAAGTACACGGTGATTGAAGTTCTTGAGGAGAAACTTCCCTCTCGCCCATACTCGAAGGGGGAATGGGGCGCATACATCAGATCAGGGAAACAAGGGAAGTACTTTCGCCTGACAAGCGCAGAACAGATGATGCCGCTAATCTTCGGTATCAGCTACTTGGCCACCCTTTTTTATTTGTCGAACAAGTGA
- a CDS encoding type II toxin-antitoxin system VapC family toxin, with the protein MIVVDAGAVVHLVADAGPVGEAVRKRAESERLAAPYLLDVEVASALRGRHRGGKLTATQLDVAWDSFTLLPIRRMEHMPVLPRVRELWSNLSPYDATYVALAEGLGVPLITSDARIERAGRARCPIEVFTEPHR; encoded by the coding sequence GTGATCGTGGTGGACGCGGGCGCTGTCGTGCACCTCGTGGCAGACGCCGGTCCCGTGGGGGAGGCGGTGCGCAAGCGTGCCGAATCGGAGCGTCTGGCCGCGCCGTACCTGCTGGATGTCGAGGTCGCCTCGGCGCTGCGTGGGCGTCACCGCGGCGGAAAGCTGACTGCAACCCAACTCGACGTGGCCTGGGACTCCTTCACCCTCCTGCCCATCAGAAGGATGGAGCACATGCCGGTGCTGCCGCGTGTTCGCGAATTGTGGAGCAACCTGTCGCCGTACGACGCCACCTATGTGGCCCTGGCCGAAGGACTCGGAGTTCCACTGATCACCAGCGATGCCAGAATCGAACGTGCCGGCCGGGCCCGGTGCCCTATCGAGGTCTTCACCGAGCCGCACCGCTGA
- a CDS encoding FitA-like ribbon-helix-helix domain-containing protein: MATLYVRDLSDDALAELKIRAARNRQSLQAYARTLLEQEAATPATEDVIARIRERVTARLSTSEVLADIESGRERT; this comes from the coding sequence ATGGCTACTCTCTACGTCCGGGACCTGTCCGACGACGCGCTCGCCGAGCTCAAGATAAGAGCCGCCCGGAACCGGCAGTCTCTTCAGGCATACGCCCGGACACTGCTGGAGCAGGAGGCGGCCACCCCGGCTACCGAGGACGTCATTGCCCGCATCAGGGAGCGGGTGACCGCGCGGCTGTCTACGAGCGAGGTGCTGGCCGATATCGAGTCGGGACGTGAGCGCACGTGA
- a CDS encoding TetR/AcrR family transcriptional regulator codes for MARVGLTTQRLAQAGAELADEVGFDQVTVSALARRFDVKVASLYSHLRNSQDLRTKIALLALEELADRGAAALAGRAGKDALTAFANVYRDYAREHPGRYAAAQMRLAPETAAASAGGRHAQMTRAILRGYDLSEPDQTHAVRLLGSVFHGYVSLEMGGGFSHSTPDTQETWSRVLDALDILLRKWPAP; via the coding sequence ATGGCACGTGTAGGACTGACCACGCAACGCCTGGCACAGGCGGGAGCCGAACTGGCTGACGAGGTCGGCTTCGACCAGGTCACGGTCTCGGCCCTCGCCAGGCGGTTCGATGTCAAGGTCGCGAGTCTGTACTCGCACCTGCGGAACTCCCAGGACCTCAGGACAAAGATCGCCCTGCTCGCTCTGGAGGAACTCGCCGACCGGGGCGCTGCCGCCCTGGCCGGGCGGGCCGGCAAGGATGCCCTGACCGCCTTCGCGAACGTCTACCGCGACTACGCCCGGGAGCACCCCGGCCGCTACGCCGCGGCCCAGATGAGGCTCGCCCCGGAGACGGCCGCCGCCAGCGCCGGCGGCAGGCACGCACAGATGACCCGGGCGATCCTGCGCGGCTACGACCTTTCGGAGCCGGACCAGACGCACGCGGTCCGTCTGCTGGGCAGTGTCTTCCATGGCTACGTCAGCTTGGAAATGGGGGGCGGGTTCAGCCACAGCACCCCGGACACACAGGAAACCTGGTCACGAGTCCTGGACGCCCTCGACATCCTGCTGCGGAAGTGGCCCGCGCCCTGA